The region TCACTTTAAGTATtatctgcaaaatgttttctcactttAAGATGTCAGGCAGATGGGGGTCTCTGTATAAGCCGTTGTGCAGGTACCCCAGAGAACCGTCAAAAGACACCAGCTTGACTCGCTCTGCATTCTGGGCGCTCGCTGCCACCTCATACATCTGGGAgagaaaggcaaagaaaaaactaTAGCAAAAAGTTATCCCAGAGAGGATAGACCTAATCAGGTACAGCTGCAAGGAAAACACTGCTTCAGTTTACATTGGATTAGATGAAAAGTAGCTTTCTGTGCCAGTAATACCTGCTGAGCAATCTGAATGGGAACCAAGTGATCGTCTTCTGAATGAAGGAAAAGTATCGGGCTCCTCATTTTCTTCAGACTGCAgaagcacaaaaaaataaatcacgtCTGTTGTCCGTTGTATTTTACTGCTAGTAACAATATTATTAGCTGATCAATGTTTGTAGTATTTGACTATTGTGTATAGGTTTTCATTAAAGCTTACTTTTCTTCAGAAGGAAAGACAACCTTGTTTTCTGCCCATGGCTCCGGGAAAAAGTAGCCAGTGCCTGGAAACGTCCAGTAATActtcaaagagagagaaatacaacattgtttattatttattagcaGGTGCATGAAATGAACAAATCCGATATCAAAAATGGTTTAAGTTAGATGAGTCTACCCAAGTAAAAGGATGAACTGTAATGCGCTCTCGAACACTATTGAATGCGCCCTCCAGGATCACACCATCCAAAGCCACACCtggaaacaagaggaaatagATATTTTGAAATCTTGAAATAATTTCCCCTTATTTCTATTTGCCATATTGCACTGGTAGAAAAGCCTACCTTGTCCAATCAGTTTCACTGCAGTGTTAGTGGCCACTCTGCACAGAGATATGAGGAGCAACATCTTCAGTTTCTCTAATTGTGTGTATTATTTGAACAGTTATTATTCGCAATTATTTAAACACTTTTCTCTTCGACTACTTCTGACAGTGGCAGGTTTATTGTAGCTGAGGGCAAATTTCAACAATTCCTGTCAAAATGTATGAAGTATTCTACTGATGATAGAGTCAGTTGTTTGGTATAACTGTTAATCACTGTGCAAGCACATGAATAAAAAGTGGCTGATTATAACTAATCAAATACCTGTaggtgatttgtttttttgtcacttatAGTCATAATTTCTACTATTTATTCTAGAAATTGTACTACTGAATATGGTGAGATCTGTCAGTTTCTATCAGGATCTGCCTGTAACACATTGTATTTTTCATCGGCCCAAACTGTGGACGTGACCTACTCGATTTAACACAAAGAACCCTCTCCTTAACCTGCTCCAATCACGAGCCATGTCAGTGTCATGTCAATATCTAAGACAGTCAATTGTGTAGACATGACTAGCTATGAATTAAAGTATAAATGTCGCAGTCTGTTAATTCAAAGTTCCAAGTTCCAGATTTCAAAGAAGAGTAAACTGTTAATGCAACAGCCTTTTTTTTggtgattattttatttatggttTTTCACATTCAAACCAACACACCCAATACCCAGTACAATTACACAAATTAACAAAAAGGCAATGATTCATATCCTAAACTCCCAAGAAAAAAgtatcaacaaacaaaaaacaggcaTGATAGGAGACTGCCCTGTCCGCCAGGAGAATCAAAGGTTCccataaaaccaacaaaaaaaacaaactggaggACTGCCAGAATATCAGTCAGtgcacagaataaaacagaacttGCACAGAGTAGAGCCAAAACATAGCAGCAAAGCTCGTGGATTATACAGTTAGGTTTTATCAAGCCATGTCAAAAATGGCTGCTGGAACAGATTTTGTGAATTCAGTTTGCTATAATGAATCTGTTCCATCTTAACAATAGAAGGCATCTCATTGAGCCACCTCTTGGAACAAGAGGACGATGGATACTTCCAGTTTACTAATAGTATTTTTTTTGCCGCGTCAATGCCTGCTTTTAACCTGACCTGagtcatttttacttttgtgagtgtgtgtacaatgTTATAGATTGGGAGTCGTTTCCTACTCACCCAGTGCCAAGAGAGTGTCCCCAGATGACAACCAGGCTGTTTCCACTGTGTGCTTTGACCCAGTTGTACAAGTAGAGTGCATCAGTGGTCAGACCAGCCTCAGTCGGTTCCCCAGTGGAATCTCCAAACCCTGCCAAAGTTTCTCATATCAACTACAGCTCACTGTCAgaacacagagctgcttcaCTCTGCCACAAGGTGGCAGTCACTCAGAGGAAAACCTGCACTAGATTCTGACCTAAAGTTGAACTGCTGGCTTTTAACTGCCTTACAACAAACAACTCATCAAGCACAGCCACTCTACTCTACAGTGATCATATGGCTGCAAATGATATTAAATCAATGTGAGAAGGTTGTTTATTACAATCAATAAGAAGGGGAAGAAGCATAGACGTGGAAAACATGTTCAAAAGAAGAGTCATAAATCTTCATTTGCACCAACCTCTGTAGTCAGGCACCAGCACGTGGTAACCAAGTGCACTCAATACCTGTTGACACATAATGCTTATTTGTCATCAGAATGGCTGCTGAGACTTTCATATCTTTATTAGACCGCCAAAAGATTaatatgtttgtgttggtgATCACTCACTTTTGCCACTCCCACCCGATGAGTGGCTGCCCTGTTGAAATGATTCATAAACAACACAAGTGCCAATAAATTagtgtttttccaaaaataaaataaaaaataaaaataagaacaaatatgTCTAGTGGTGTGGAACTAATATTCTCTGCTTCTTCAACTATAATACCAATGCATTATTTATCATACCTTGTGCCTGTGTTTCCATGAAGATATATGAAAACTGGACTTCCATCGTTTAAAGTGTTCTGGTACCATGCCAAGTCCTTCCCTTGAGACTCTTTCCACAGACTTTCAGGGACAGTGTGCCTTGAACagttcaaaacaacaaaccagctTAGAGACACAACCGATAATTAGATCATTAAAAAACAGGTATTGTCCTTTTCTCTCAGCCTTTCTACACCTATGctaggaaaagagaaaaaatgctGAAGTTGGCTTATACTCACCATACGCCAAGGGAGATTCCTTCCTCTGATGTTAAGTACATGTTGATGGTGTGATTAAGGGAGAGATCAGAAGGTCGACTGAGGTCAACAAAGAACGGCAACCTGActacaaagaggaaaagaagagaggtGGGTCTCCTTTTTTGTGAGCAACCTGAGGATTTACAGTACTTCCAAGAGACAGGCAGGGTATTCACTTACTTCTGTGAGTGTAAACAAGGTGCTGGATTAATTCTGGGCGTATTCTTAGTGAGAAAGgcaccaaaatgaaaataacaagaaaGGCCAATACGCCTGTTTTCAGCGAGCATCGGGACCTgaaaacaggcagagagagaaataaaacaatgtgattACTGACTACCTAATCATTGTCTTACAGATCTTATATCAATAAAGGCTGAGAACCCTCTATGGGGCCTTCAACAATCTCCATGAGGTCTCAGAGTGACTCAAGTGTTTGTTCTAAGTTTTATTACTGAGCCGAACAAAACGAAGAAAAGACTACAATAGACTGAATCACCATATGTTAATTTAACAACagttattattgattattggtGATGTTAAATCCCCTCTTCAGAGCCAGATCAGCTCAAACTCCCTAATCAACACCTGTCCAATATGAATAAGAGTCACAACTCGACAACACGACTCTCCTCTTCACCCACTTTACACCTGACCTTGGCTCTACCTCTgcttcatttcagctgcttcagcGTCAGGAAAGGGGAAAGGAGGATGGGGGTGTGGTGGGTGACTTTGTTGAACCACCTGTAGCTGCGTGTAGACAAAACCTGAGAAAAACAAGACTCCTGGGACCTTGTGGACAGCAGTTGCCATGGGGAGGGACTGTGAAAATGATGCAGCAGGTGTACATGGGAATGCACACTCAGGCCCATTGGCATGTACTGAGCAGCTCCGCACAGGTCTGACAAGTCTGAGGTTGCAGCCTTAACATGGAAACATTAATGTGGGAGAGTAGATTTTAATAACCTAATAAGAATAGCAGGCTGTCCTTGGAGTCAGTCTTGGCTCCCTGAAGGCAACAGCAGAAAAGGGGATGCTATTCAGACTATTGCTAATTAATGGACAATACATCCCACCCCCTCCATTAACACTCTAATCAGCTAGAAGAGCCCTTTTAGTCGAAGACTGATTTCTCCACGCTGCTGGAGGGGAACCATAAAGGAGGTCGTTTATTCCAGCAGCCATCAGACTGTCGCCTCATCTCTCAAGAGTTAATTCTTATACTTTAATATTCACTTCCAAATCTTTTCTACAAGAGAGTGAGAAACCTCATATCAGAAGTTTGATGAATGCGCAGCTGCAGCGTGATGTAATACTACCTTTGGTTAACTAGACAACCTTAAGTTTAGGTTTACTGCAGAACAGATGTCTGCTCATTCTGCTCAGTTTTACCAAGTACTGCaacttcagaaagtattcacagCCCTTCCCTTTGTCACATTTTGCAAGTTTCCCCTTCAACCTACACTGAATAACTCAAACTGACAAATAGAAAACGTGTTTTATGCCACCCATAGTGCCAACTAGGTAACGTTAATCATTATCTATAtccaaaaaaaatgtaacttgaAGCGAAAGTTAGTGGTAATGAGCACTAAACTCAGACCTACTTCACCCCAGACTATAACAATATTACAACCACCGCATAAATACTCCTTAACTCCCAACAGTTAGTTAACGGTTAGTGAAGTAAGCTAGCTAACTTACGATGCACTCTGGACTCTGTCAGTACTCTGAGCTTCACTGACTCCGGAAGATGAATTATTCTGTTTAACCACCCTTCTCTTCATCGTGTGGGCTAACATAAGTACAAAGGTAAGATACACATCAGTACACAAGCACTTCTTCTGACACTTAGTTAGTAGCTAACAAGAGCTTTATCAAAGTAGTTGAGTCGCAAGGAAGAGGCGGGACCTGTGATTGTTAAGGTAGCACTGTTTACATATATTCGTTTAGTACAATACATGGTGCAAATGACGCTACCTTAAATAGGGCACAGTATAC is a window of Seriola aureovittata isolate HTS-2021-v1 ecotype China chromosome 14, ASM2101889v1, whole genome shotgun sequence DNA encoding:
- the si:ch211-117n7.7 gene encoding monoacylglycerol lipase ABHD12-like, with protein sequence MLAHTMKRRVVKQNNSSSGVSEAQSTDRVQSASSRCSLKTGVLAFLVIFILVPFSLRIRPELIQHLVYTHRIRLPFFVDLSRPSDLSLNHTINMYLTSEEGISLGVWHTVPESLWKESQGKDLAWYQNTLNDGSPVFIYLHGNTGTRAATHRVGVAKVLSALGYHVLVPDYRGFGDSTGEPTEAGLTTDALYLYNWVKAHSGNSLVVIWGHSLGTGVATNTAVKLIGQGVALDGVILEGAFNSVRERITVHPFTWYYWTFPGTGYFFPEPWAENKVVFPSEENLKKMRSPILFLHSEDDHLVPIQIAQQMYEVAASAQNAERVKLVSFDGSLGYLHNGLYRDPHLPDILKKFVMSL